In Bosea vestrisii, the following are encoded in one genomic region:
- a CDS encoding PLP-dependent cysteine synthase family protein yields the protein MRPVMNSVVEAIGDTPLVRLDRLTRHLGVDGTILAKLDYLNPGFSKKDRAALGIIEEAETSGALKPGQTVVELTSGNMGTGLAIVCGIRGYPFIAVMSKGNSEERARMMRALGAEVVLVDQLPGSVPGQVSGGDLELVDHEAKRITRERGAFRADQFHRDGNWLAHYRTTGPELWEQSGGTIDAFVDFIGSGGSYAGVTRALKECSPTLRCYVVEPAGAAAAAGEAVSRPDHPIQGGGYSMADLAFLKDVPVDGYLQVTGEEARETTRLLARHEGIFGGFSAGANVAAALQLLRGAEAGKTVSVIICDSGLKYLSTDLWE from the coding sequence ATGCGCCCTGTGATGAATTCCGTGGTCGAGGCGATCGGCGATACGCCGCTGGTCCGGCTCGACCGCCTGACGCGGCATCTCGGCGTCGACGGGACCATCCTCGCCAAGCTCGACTATCTCAATCCCGGCTTCTCGAAGAAGGATCGGGCAGCGCTCGGCATCATCGAGGAGGCGGAAACGTCGGGTGCGCTGAAGCCCGGCCAGACCGTGGTCGAGCTCACCTCGGGCAATATGGGCACCGGGCTCGCCATCGTCTGCGGCATCAGAGGCTATCCCTTCATCGCCGTGATGTCGAAGGGCAATTCCGAGGAGCGCGCCCGGATGATGCGGGCGCTCGGGGCGGAGGTTGTGCTGGTCGACCAGCTTCCCGGTTCGGTTCCCGGGCAGGTCTCGGGCGGCGATCTCGAACTCGTCGATCATGAAGCCAAGCGGATCACCAGGGAGCGCGGCGCCTTTCGCGCCGACCAGTTCCATCGCGACGGCAACTGGCTGGCGCATTACCGCACCACCGGACCGGAGCTCTGGGAGCAGAGCGGCGGCACCATCGATGCCTTCGTCGACTTCATCGGCTCGGGCGGCAGTTATGCCGGGGTGACCAGGGCGCTGAAGGAGTGCAGTCCGACGTTGCGCTGCTACGTGGTCGAACCGGCGGGCGCTGCCGCGGCGGCGGGCGAGGCGGTCTCAAGGCCGGATCACCCGATCCAGGGCGGCGGTTACTCGATGGCCGATCTCGCTTTCCTGAAGGATGTGCCGGTCGATGGCTATCTGCAGGTGACGGGGGAGGAGGCGCGCGAGACGACACGGTTATTGGCGCGCCATGAAGGGATTTTCGGCGGGTTTTCGGCTGGGGCCAATGTCGCCGCGGCGCTTCAGCTGCTGCGCGGAGCCGAGGCGGGCAAGACGGTTTCCGTCATCATCTGCGACTCGGGCCTGAAGTACCTGTCGACTGATTTGTGGGAGTGA
- a CDS encoding AzlD family protein: MSLDPINLAAFLGMALVTYLTRIAGLALVGRLNLSPRAQAAFDAIPPAVLIAVIAPSALATGWPETVAALVCGLAATRLPLLGVVAVGVATVVALRMVA, translated from the coding sequence ATGAGCCTCGATCCGATCAATCTCGCCGCCTTCCTCGGCATGGCGCTGGTGACCTATCTCACCCGCATCGCCGGCCTTGCCCTCGTCGGCCGGCTCAATCTCTCGCCGCGGGCGCAGGCCGCCTTCGACGCGATCCCGCCGGCCGTGCTGATCGCGGTGATCGCGCCGAGCGCGCTGGCGACCGGCTGGCCGGAAACGGTGGCGGCGCTGGTCTGCGGCCTCGCTGCAACGCGGCTGCCGCTGCTCGGCGTGGTTGCCGTGGGGGTCGCGACCGTGGTTGCCTTGCGCATGGTGGCCTGA
- a CDS encoding AzlC family ABC transporter permease: MSWKDEARAGLNDIWPAALAAVPIGLLFGALAAGKGLSPLEVFLMSVLVFAGGAQFAAVELWASPAPIVALVFSTALINARHILMSASIAPKLTGFSTAQMFGGLYYMADENWALAEKRARTHPVTPAYWFAMIVPFVLGWLTTSTTGAIIGAALGDPKRYGADFAFTALFIALTAAFWKGRVTAWTVAAAGIASALAYKLAGPPWHVLAGALCGLAAAWVAAGDLAEKPVESPAE; the protein is encoded by the coding sequence ATGAGTTGGAAAGATGAAGCCCGGGCCGGGCTCAACGACATCTGGCCGGCTGCGCTGGCGGCCGTGCCGATCGGCCTGCTCTTCGGCGCGCTCGCTGCCGGCAAGGGGCTGTCGCCGCTCGAAGTCTTCCTGATGAGCGTGCTCGTCTTTGCCGGCGGAGCGCAATTCGCCGCGGTCGAGCTCTGGGCCAGCCCGGCACCGATCGTCGCGTTGGTGTTCTCGACGGCGCTGATCAATGCCCGCCACATCCTGATGAGCGCCTCGATCGCGCCGAAGCTCACGGGCTTCTCGACCGCCCAGATGTTCGGCGGTCTATATTACATGGCCGACGAGAACTGGGCCCTGGCCGAAAAGCGGGCGCGCACCCATCCGGTCACGCCGGCCTACTGGTTCGCCATGATCGTGCCGTTCGTGCTCGGCTGGCTGACGACCTCGACGACGGGCGCGATCATCGGCGCTGCGCTCGGCGATCCCAAGCGCTATGGCGCCGACTTCGCCTTCACCGCTTTGTTCATCGCGCTGACCGCCGCCTTCTGGAAGGGCCGGGTCACGGCCTGGACGGTGGCTGCCGCCGGGATCGCCTCGGCGCTGGCCTACAAGCTCGCCGGGCCGCCCTGGCATGTGCTGGCGGGCGCGCTCTGCGGCCTCGCCGCCGCCTGGGTCGCCGCCGGCGACCTCGCCGAGAAGCCCGTCGAAAGCCCGGCCGAATGA
- a CDS encoding AraC family transcriptional regulator: MDLISQGDALLEMPLQTGEHARLFTAARFSGLECLSAKFSTHTYSPHAHETYAVGTILSGCELWHARGRTLFARTGDLVFNHPLDVHDGAPSEGGYRYRMTYPTIELLREVAISLTGDESIGTPFFPEPTVQDPEGSALFSEAHRALEEGGDGLAGEEGLLRAYGWCLSRHADLSIREVGREHGPISQARELLEQRYDEDLSLADLTQRSGLPRHHLIRAFRHETGLTPHAYLVDVRIRRARERLRRGESPGAVAAATGFCDQAHLTRAFKARLGVTPGVFRAAHHG; this comes from the coding sequence ATGGATCTGATCAGCCAAGGCGACGCATTGCTGGAGATGCCGCTCCAGACGGGGGAGCATGCCCGCCTGTTCACGGCGGCGCGTTTCTCCGGGCTGGAATGCCTGTCGGCGAAATTCTCGACCCATACCTATTCGCCGCATGCCCATGAGACCTATGCGGTCGGCACGATCCTCTCGGGCTGCGAGCTCTGGCATGCCCGCGGCCGCACACTCTTCGCCCGCACCGGCGACCTCGTCTTCAACCACCCGCTCGATGTGCATGACGGCGCGCCGAGCGAGGGCGGCTATCGCTACCGGATGACCTATCCGACGATCGAGCTGTTGCGCGAGGTCGCGATCTCGCTCACCGGCGACGAGAGCATCGGCACCCCCTTCTTCCCCGAACCGACCGTGCAGGATCCGGAGGGCTCCGCCCTGTTCTCCGAAGCGCATCGCGCACTGGAGGAAGGCGGAGATGGCCTCGCCGGCGAGGAAGGCCTGCTGCGCGCCTATGGCTGGTGCCTGTCGCGCCATGCCGACCTCTCGATCCGCGAAGTCGGGCGCGAGCACGGGCCGATCTCGCAGGCCAGGGAACTGCTCGAGCAGCGCTATGACGAGGACCTGTCGCTGGCGGACCTCACCCAGCGCTCGGGCCTGCCGCGGCATCACCTGATCCGGGCCTTCCGGCACGAGACCGGGCTGACGCCGCATGCCTATCTCGTCGATGTCCGCATCCGCCGCGCCAGAGAGCGGCTGCGGCGCGGCGAATCCCCCGGCGCGGTCGCGGCCGCTACCGGGTTCTGCGATCAGGCGCATCTGACCCGCGCCTTCAAGGCGAGGCTCGGCGTCACGCCGGGCGTCTTCCGCGCCGCCCATCACGGCTGA